From the Deferribacterota bacterium genome, the window AAATGGCTAATTTTAATGTTTTAGAGGCTATAGAGTTTGCGAAAAGTGGTATAAATATACTTAAGATGATGGAGAGTTCTTCTAAGGTGTTTATTGCTGCAGTGAATGGCTATGCCTTTGGTGGAGGCTTTGAAATGGCTTTGGCCTGTGATATAATAATTGCCTCGAAAAACGCAAAATTTGGTTTTCCTGAGGTTTCATTGGGGATAATTCCTGGCTTTGGAGGAACTCAGAATCTACCACGCGTAGTTGGTCAATATATAGCCAAAGAATTAATATTAAGTGGAAAGCCTATAGAAGCTGATAGAGCATTGCAGCTAGGGATTGTTAGTAAGGTTGTAGAAAAGGATAAATTATTAGATGAAGCGTTAGCTATGGTTAAAAATATAACTAAGAATGGTCCATTATCAGTTGCAGCTGCAAAAGATTCTATAGTGAATGGTTTAAATATGTCCAAAAGTGAGGGATTTAACTACGAGAGTTTAGCATTTTCAAGATTGTTTTCAACAAATGATCAAAAAGAGGGCATGAAAGCATTTTTAGAAAAGAGAAAGGCAAATTTTACTGCTAAATAAAGGAGTGTATTATGAATTTTGAGTTGAGTGAAGAACATAAGGTTTTACAAAATGTTGTAAGTGAGTTTGCCAAAAATGAATTAGCAAATTATGCAAGTGAGCATGACAAAGAACATACTATTAAGGATAATGTAATAAATAGGATGAGAGAACTTGGTTTTTTTGGGGTATATTTACCTGAAAAGTATGGTGGAGCTGCAATGGATGTGCTTTCATATATTATTGTTATTGAGGAACTTTCAAAGGTTTGTGCATCAACAGGAGTTTTGATTTCAGCGCATACATCGCTTTGCTGTGATCCTATATATCAGTTTGGAACTGAGGATCAAAAAAAGGAGTATTTAACAAAGCTTACAAATGGGGATAAGATAGGTTGCATATTACTTACTGAGCCTGATGCTGGTAGTGATGTTGCTTCAATTTCAACGAATTATAAATCTGAAGGTGATTATTACATTATAAATGGTTCTAAGTTGTTTGTTACAAATGGTGCATATCGTGGAATAGGTGTGATCTTTGCCACAAAGGATAGATCTTTAAGACACAAAGGGTTGTCAGCTTTTATAATCGATCTATCATCTGAAGGTGTAGAATTACTTAAGAATGAAGATAAAATGGGTATAAGGGGCACATATACTACAGCTTTTGCATTTAATGATTTAAAGGTGCCAAAGAAGAATTTACTTGGTAATGAAGGTCAGGGTTTTAAAATAGCAATGGAAACTCTTAATGGTGGTAGGATTGGGATTGCAGCACAAGCAATAGGTATTGCAGAGGGTGCATTTAATAAAGCATTTGACTATGCAAAAGAGCGCAAACAATTTGGAAAACCTTTATCATCATTTCAGGGAATTCAATTTAAATTTGCTGATATGGCAACGAAGATAGAAACAGCTAAAATATTGATTTATAAGGCTGCCTGGTTAAAAGATAATGATAAAACAAATGCTATGGAATCGGCAATGTGTAAGTATTATGCATCAGAAGTAGCAAGATTTGTTACTAATGAAGCATTGCAAATACATGGTGGCTATGGTTATATTGAAGACTATGAAGTTGAGAGAATGTATAGGGATGCAAAAATCACTGAAATCTACGAAGGGACAAGTGAAATTCAAAAGATAGTAATATCTAATATGTTATTTAGGGGTTTATAATTATGAATGAGAGTAGAGAAATATATTGGAATGTTGGTCATTCTGTACAGATTCCAATGTACTTGCTTGCTATTATTGCTATTTCTATTCTAGCATATGGTTTCTATAAAAGGTACCAAGTTTATAAGATTGGTAAACCTGAGGATAGGTTTGATAATAAGTATAAAAGGATTATTTATTTTTTAAGTAATGCTTTTGGCCAAAAAAAAGTTTTAAATGTCTTCTCTATTGGCAGTATACATGCTTTGTTTTTTTGGTCATTTTTGATTCTATTTATTGGAACAACACTTATATTTATTCAAGCAGATTTTCTAAATCCTATATTTGGCATTGAATTTTTAAAGGGATCTTTTTATAAAATTTTCTCTCTATTCTTAGATATAGCAGGTTTATTAGCAATTATTATGGTTTTATTTTTTGCAATAAGAAGGTATATTTTTAGGCCTGAAGGGCTAGAGACAACAATCGAAGATATTATAACACATATACTTTTGTTGTTAATTCTA encodes:
- a CDS encoding enoyl-CoA hydratase-related protein, with product MDYKTLIVEENIDYILLKINRPDKLNAINLEVVREFRDFISTTEKKENIRAIILTGSGEKAFVAGADIKEMANFNVLEAIEFAKSGINILKMMESSSKVFIAAVNGYAFGGGFEMALACDIIIASKNAKFGFPEVSLGIIPGFGGTQNLPRVVGQYIAKELILSGKPIEADRALQLGIVSKVVEKDKLLDEALAMVKNITKNGPLSVAAAKDSIVNGLNMSKSEGFNYESLAFSRLFSTNDQKEGMKAFLEKRKANFTAK
- a CDS encoding acyl-CoA dehydrogenase family protein, yielding MNFELSEEHKVLQNVVSEFAKNELANYASEHDKEHTIKDNVINRMRELGFFGVYLPEKYGGAAMDVLSYIIVIEELSKVCASTGVLISAHTSLCCDPIYQFGTEDQKKEYLTKLTNGDKIGCILLTEPDAGSDVASISTNYKSEGDYYIINGSKLFVTNGAYRGIGVIFATKDRSLRHKGLSAFIIDLSSEGVELLKNEDKMGIRGTYTTAFAFNDLKVPKKNLLGNEGQGFKIAMETLNGGRIGIAAQAIGIAEGAFNKAFDYAKERKQFGKPLSSFQGIQFKFADMATKIETAKILIYKAAWLKDNDKTNAMESAMCKYYASEVARFVTNEALQIHGGYGYIEDYEVERMYRDAKITEIYEGTSEIQKIVISNMLFRGL